One part of the Palaemon carinicauda isolate YSFRI2023 chromosome 23, ASM3689809v2, whole genome shotgun sequence genome encodes these proteins:
- the LOC137616959 gene encoding myb/SANT-like DNA-binding domain-containing protein 3 codes for MAEKDCIRARYITASEKTMLVTLIEERSEILFNKSHDFRIIHRKKAAWEEVTSLFNAAGYGPPRSQQQLKKVWENAKGKAKKQHAAYKRETMRTGGGAPPKPEDEETAKILTIISDDLDGEENELDCDALQSTGQPHTVIGIRNNGQKCEIRFDSQIMAQHTNNSIHSITTPPKLTSTEFNTTQSTPAGKVSSQEANMTQDTQTNTPTSIQFNARDTPTEYTPTPGQSNFTPARKRRRTRKFTQEASFEASLEMQQKEHEKTMESLSLDIEVKSLDIEIKREKLKKIKKENEDANLCLQAHQIWVDVGKKMLEVTGELGQVTKRICDKLDALN; via the exons ATGGCAGAAAAGGATTGTATAAGAGCAAGATACATAACTGCAAGTGAAAAAACAATGCTGGTGACCTTGATAGAGGAAAGGAGCGAGATTTTATTCAATAAAAGCCATGACTTCCGCATCATCCATCGAAAAAAAGCAGCATGGGAAGAAGTCACTAGCTTATTTAATGCTGCTGGTTATGGACCACCAAGAAGCCAGCAACAGCTGAAGAAAGTCTGGGAGAATGCAAAAGGAAA AGCAAAGAAACAGCATGCAGCCTATAAGCGAGAGACTATGAGGACAGGTGGTGGTGCTCCTCCTAAGCCTGAAGATGAAGAGACTGCTAAAATCCTTACTATTATAAGTGATGACCTTGATGGTGAGGAGAATGAACTGGACTGTGATGCACTTCAGAGTACTG gaCAACCACATACTGTGATTGGTATCAGAAATAATGGGCAAAAATGTGAGATAAGGTTTGATTCTCAAATAATGGCACAGCACACTAACAACTCTATACACTCCATCACAACACCTCCCAAACTCACCTCAACTGAATTCAACACAACACAGAGCACACCAGCTGGCAAAGTCTCCTCTCAAGAAGCTAACATGACACAGGATactcaaacaaacacacccacCTCTATACAGTTTAATGCCAGAGACACCCCAACAGAATACACACCAACACCTGGCCAATCAAATTTTACCCCAGCCCGAAAGCGCCGAAGAACAAGAAAGTTCACTCAGGAGGCCAGCTTTGAAGCATCTCTTGAGATGCAACAGAAGGAGCATGAAAAGACGATGGAAAGCCTCAGCCTAGATATTGAAGTTAAGAGCCTAGATATTGAAATTAAgagagaaaaactaaaaaaaattaaaaaggaaaatgagGATGCAAACCTTTGTCTTCAGGCTCATCAAATCTGGGTTGATGTGGGCAAGAAAATGTTGGAAGTAACAGGGGAACTAGGACAGGTGACCAAAAGAATTTGTGATAAACTCGATGCTTTAAACTGA